In Merismopedia glauca CCAP 1448/3, the following are encoded in one genomic region:
- a CDS encoding metal ABC transporter solute-binding protein, Zn/Mn family: MLVFDQKSLINPFSKIIALYALLISTGCNSLTQTNSNNNPSIGGGEKPTNSASNQNLPVVVATTSVLCDLTKQIAATTVDLKCLIQAGQDPHTYQPTSGDRKSIETAKLIFYAGYDFDPSLAKLVKSSNNPAPKIAVHEVAVPQPLYGEGDEHKHEHQAEKTEGKTPDPHVWHNAQNGIRMIATIRDNLTQISPNNETNYHNNAQQITNELQQIDTWIKSEIQTIPAQQRNLVTTHDALGYYTNAYGLNFEGALSGLSTEQQPTAARVGELVKEIKSTKVPTIFAEVTVNPKLIKTVAKEAKVQLSNREIFADGLGEPNSEGDTYQKMLVANTQTIVEGLGGKYTPFVKKP, from the coding sequence ATGCTAGTCTTCGACCAGAAATCTCTTATCAACCCATTTTCCAAGATAATTGCTCTATATGCGTTATTAATCAGCACTGGATGCAATAGTCTTACTCAGACAAACAGCAATAACAATCCATCCATTGGTGGTGGTGAAAAGCCGACTAATTCTGCCTCTAATCAGAATCTTCCGGTGGTAGTTGCGACTACCAGCGTGCTTTGCGATTTAACTAAGCAAATTGCTGCGACCACAGTAGATCTTAAGTGCCTGATTCAAGCTGGTCAAGATCCTCACACATACCAACCAACATCAGGCGATCGCAAATCGATTGAAACTGCTAAATTAATTTTTTATGCAGGTTACGATTTCGATCCGAGCCTAGCAAAGCTAGTTAAGTCTAGCAATAACCCTGCACCCAAAATCGCAGTTCATGAAGTAGCAGTTCCTCAGCCTTTATACGGTGAAGGTGACGAACACAAACACGAACATCAAGCCGAAAAAACTGAAGGAAAAACACCAGATCCCCATGTTTGGCATAATGCTCAAAATGGCATTCGGATGATAGCCACAATTCGGGATAATTTAACCCAAATATCGCCTAACAATGAAACTAATTATCATAATAACGCTCAACAAATTACCAACGAACTACAACAAATTGATACTTGGATTAAATCAGAAATTCAGACTATTCCTGCTCAACAAAGAAATTTAGTTACCACTCATGATGCTTTAGGTTACTATACTAATGCCTATGGATTAAACTTTGAAGGTGCGTTGAGTGGTTTGAGTACGGAACAACAACCAACAGCAGCGAGAGTTGGTGAGTTAGTTAAAGAAATTAAATCTACCAAAGTACCAACCATTTTTGCTGAAGTAACAGTTAATCCCAAACTGATTAAAACTGTCGCCAAAGAAGCAAAAGTACAACTTTCTAACCGAGAAATATTTGCTGATGGATTAGGTGAACCGAATAGCGAAGGAGATACCTATCAAAAAATGTTGGTGGCTAACACCCAAACTATTGTAGAAGGTTTAGGCGGGAAATATACCCCTTTTGTGAAAAAGCCATAA
- a CDS encoding metal ABC transporter permease codes for MQWLTEPLTFEYMRHALIMGVLVGILCPIVGTYLIVQRMALLGDVMAHAVLPGLAIAFFLQIEILIGAFVSGILSAFLIAWLRSQTRVKVDAAMALIFSSFFALGVLLISLLKNKIDLDSFLFGDILSVTPDDIWQTFLLSIFILFLVKLFYKELLFYTFDRSGAQAIGLPIDWLYLGLMSAVTLTIIASMKAAGVMLVIALLIGPATTAYLLVKELHHMMILGSIFGSISSIIGIYISYAKQDVPSGPCIVLVGFCMFILALLFSPSQGLLTRPYPSYLPKKLPRESGKLEK; via the coding sequence ATGCAATGGCTAACTGAACCTTTAACTTTTGAGTATATGCGTCATGCCCTGATTATGGGTGTTTTAGTAGGGATTCTTTGCCCGATCGTTGGCACTTATTTAATTGTCCAACGCATGGCATTATTGGGAGATGTGATGGCGCACGCCGTGCTTCCAGGATTGGCGATCGCATTTTTTCTGCAAATCGAAATCCTTATTGGCGCTTTCGTTTCGGGAATTCTCAGTGCTTTTTTAATTGCTTGGTTACGTTCTCAAACTAGAGTTAAAGTTGATGCTGCAATGGCATTAATATTTTCTAGCTTTTTTGCTTTAGGAGTTCTTCTAATCAGTTTATTAAAAAACAAAATAGATTTAGATAGTTTTTTGTTTGGAGATATATTATCTGTGACCCCAGATGATATATGGCAAACTTTTTTATTAAGCATTTTTATTTTATTCCTAGTCAAACTTTTCTATAAAGAACTATTATTCTATACGTTTGATAGATCTGGCGCTCAGGCAATTGGATTGCCAATTGATTGGCTATATCTAGGTTTGATGTCGGCTGTAACTTTAACTATAATTGCCAGTATGAAAGCGGCTGGAGTAATGTTAGTAATTGCTCTTTTAATAGGACCAGCTACTACAGCCTATTTACTGGTTAAAGAGTTACATCACATGATGATTTTAGGCAGCATTTTCGGCTCTATTTCTAGTATAATTGGGATATATATTAGTTATGCTAAACAAGATGTGCCTTCAGGGCCATGTATAGTTTTAGTAGGTTTTTGTATGTTTATCTTGGCATTATTATTTAGTCCTTCACAGGGACTATTAACTCGTCCCTACCCCAGTTATTTGCCCAAAAAACTGCCTAGAGAAAGCGGAAAACTTGAAAAGTGA
- a CDS encoding bifunctional serine/threonine-protein kinase/formylglycine-generating enzyme family protein — translation MSYCLNPNCHKPHNPPENLFCLNCGSKLILRERYRALKVIGQGGFGKTFLAVDQDKPSKPRCIIKQFYPQAQGTDNATKAAELFDREAVRLDDLGKHTQIPELLAHFSQDNRQYLVQQFIDGQNLAQILEQEGTFKEAQIRHLLNSLLPVLQFIHERDVIHRDIKPENIIQKHDGELFLVDFGAAKYAIGTALMKTGTVIGTAEYIAPEQTRGKAVFASDLYSFGVTCIHLLTGISPFDLFDVSEDSWVWRQFLVDNPISEELAKTLDKLIENGTKRRYQSAQEAINVLKPQVVINQIHQKVSLIESTPTISTSQANTLKLQSFEFDVVFLKEVTAFKFIEERSFWGKKTTRQFPETKLQTVVKHHQAEFFSEYLDGISLDMVAIPGGTFMMGSHQSEKGHKDCESPQHQVTVPPFYMGKYPVTQAQYKAVMGKNPSYFRGDKKPVTDVSWDDAKKFCAKLSQKTGKNYRLPSEAEWEYACRAGTTTSWHFGNIITPKVANYKTSEDVDHQHTTDVGNVGSFPANAFGLYDMHGNVWEWCADPWHDSYNGAPSDGSVWEQDGSGKCSIVRGGASHKGSWDCRSANRYNNSGGFFWLRGNSYIGFRVVLSSGRT, via the coding sequence ATGAGCTATTGCCTCAACCCCAACTGCCACAAACCCCATAATCCACCAGAGAATCTATTTTGCCTCAACTGTGGTTCAAAACTTATTTTACGAGAACGTTACCGCGCCTTGAAGGTAATCGGACAAGGTGGCTTTGGCAAAACCTTCTTAGCCGTAGACCAAGATAAACCATCCAAACCACGGTGCATTATCAAACAATTTTATCCTCAAGCACAAGGAACGGATAATGCTACCAAAGCTGCCGAACTTTTTGACCGAGAAGCGGTGCGTTTAGACGATTTAGGCAAGCATACCCAAATACCAGAACTATTAGCTCATTTTAGTCAAGATAATCGCCAATATTTAGTTCAACAATTCATCGACGGACAAAACCTAGCTCAAATCTTAGAGCAAGAAGGTACTTTTAAAGAAGCACAAATACGTCATTTATTAAACAGTTTATTACCAGTTTTACAGTTCATTCACGAGCGCGATGTCATCCATCGAGATATTAAACCAGAAAACATTATTCAAAAACACGATGGTGAGTTATTTTTAGTTGATTTTGGTGCGGCTAAATATGCGATTGGTACAGCTTTGATGAAAACCGGAACTGTAATAGGAACTGCTGAATATATTGCCCCAGAACAAACTAGAGGAAAAGCGGTTTTCGCTAGCGATTTATATAGTTTTGGAGTAACTTGCATTCATTTACTGACTGGAATTTCCCCTTTCGATCTATTTGATGTAAGTGAAGATAGTTGGGTATGGCGACAGTTTTTAGTGGATAATCCAATTAGTGAAGAACTAGCAAAAACTTTAGATAAATTGATTGAAAATGGAACTAAGCGGCGCTATCAATCGGCTCAAGAAGCGATCAATGTCCTCAAACCTCAAGTAGTAATTAATCAAATTCATCAAAAAGTCTCGCTAATTGAATCTACACCAACTATTTCAACTTCTCAAGCAAATACTCTCAAATTACAATCTTTTGAATTTGATGTAGTCTTTTTAAAAGAAGTAACTGCATTCAAATTTATAGAGGAAAGAAGTTTTTGGGGTAAGAAAACAACTAGGCAATTCCCTGAAACAAAGTTACAAACTGTAGTCAAGCACCATCAAGCAGAGTTTTTCTCTGAATATTTAGACGGAATATCTTTAGACATGGTAGCGATTCCTGGTGGAACATTTATGATGGGTTCACATCAAAGTGAGAAAGGACATAAAGATTGTGAAAGTCCACAACATCAAGTGACCGTACCACCTTTTTACATGGGTAAATATCCAGTCACTCAAGCACAGTATAAAGCAGTAATGGGTAAAAACCCATCTTACTTTAGAGGAGACAAAAAACCTGTAACAGATGTTTCTTGGGATGATGCTAAGAAGTTTTGTGCAAAATTATCTCAAAAAACTGGTAAAAACTATCGATTACCTAGTGAAGCAGAATGGGAATATGCTTGTCGCGCTGGGACTACTACAAGTTGGCATTTTGGGAACATAATTACGCCAAAAGTAGCTAACTACAAAACCAGCGAAGATGTCGATCACCAACACACTACAGATGTAGGCAATGTAGGCAGTTTTCCAGCTAATGCTTTTGGCTTATACGATATGCATGGCAATGTTTGGGAATGGTGCGCCGATCCTTGGCATGACAGTTACAATGGTGCGCCCTCGGATGGTAGTGTTTGGGAACAAGATGGTAGTGGTAAGTGTTCTATTGTGCGAGGTGGTGCTTCCCACAAAGGCTCCTGGGATTGCCGTTCTGCCAACCGCTACAATAATTCCGGTGGATTTTTTTGGTTGCGCGGTAATTCCTATATCGGTTTTCGCGTCGTGTTGTCTTCTGGCAGGACTTAA
- the mnmE gene encoding tRNA uridine-5-carboxymethylaminomethyl(34) synthesis GTPase MnmE: MSHPSISGETIAAIATAIVPQQGSVGIVRISGSQAFSIAQTLFYAPGKQVWESHRLLYGYVRHPQTQRTIDEALLLIMRSPRSYTREDIIEFHCHGGIVPVQQVLQLCIEQGARLALPGEFTLRAFLNGRLDLTQAESIADLVGARSEAASHIALAGLQGKLREPISRLRGVAVGILAEIEARIDFEDDLPPLDEPSIKAQIEALLSQVEQILATAPSGELLRSGLKVAIVGRPNVGKSSLLNAWSQSDRAIVTDLPGTTRDVVESQLVVRGIPIQVLDTAGIRETADLVEQIGVARSQKVAEAADLVLLAIDAQVGWTVEDAEIYKTVSEKILILVINKIDLATNSTVSYPKSITQVVETAAAFNQGIDKLEQAIVDAVAANSLNAANLDLAINQRQAAALTKAKIALEQVQATITTQLPLDFWTIDLRTAIQALGEITGEEVTESVLEQIFSRFCIGK; this comes from the coding sequence ATGTCTCACCCCTCGATTTCTGGAGAAACGATCGCCGCTATAGCTACGGCTATAGTCCCGCAGCAAGGTAGTGTTGGTATTGTGAGGATATCTGGTAGTCAAGCCTTTTCTATTGCCCAAACTCTATTTTACGCGCCAGGGAAACAGGTTTGGGAGAGCCATCGTCTGTTGTACGGCTATGTGCGTCACCCTCAGACTCAACGCACTATAGATGAAGCTTTATTACTGATTATGCGATCGCCTCGCTCTTATACGCGAGAAGATATCATCGAATTCCATTGTCATGGGGGAATTGTTCCGGTACAGCAGGTTTTACAATTGTGTATCGAACAGGGTGCAAGATTAGCCTTACCTGGAGAGTTTACCTTACGAGCATTCCTCAATGGCAGGTTGGATTTAACCCAAGCCGAAAGTATTGCAGATCTAGTTGGTGCGCGTTCGGAAGCGGCTTCTCACATTGCTTTAGCGGGGTTACAAGGGAAGCTGAGAGAACCTATTAGTCGGTTGCGGGGTGTAGCGGTTGGGATTTTGGCAGAAATTGAAGCCAGAATCGATTTTGAAGACGATTTGCCTCCCTTGGATGAACCCAGTATTAAAGCGCAAATTGAAGCTTTACTCAGTCAAGTTGAGCAAATTCTCGCGACTGCGCCATCGGGTGAGTTACTCAGAAGTGGGTTAAAGGTGGCGATCGTCGGTCGTCCGAATGTGGGAAAATCGAGTTTACTGAATGCTTGGAGTCAAAGCGATCGCGCTATTGTTACAGATCTTCCTGGTACGACTAGAGATGTGGTGGAATCTCAGTTAGTAGTTCGGGGAATTCCGATCCAGGTGCTAGATACCGCCGGAATTCGGGAAACTGCGGATTTAGTCGAACAAATTGGAGTAGCGCGCTCTCAAAAGGTGGCTGAAGCGGCAGATTTGGTGTTACTGGCGATCGATGCTCAAGTAGGTTGGACGGTTGAAGATGCCGAAATTTACAAAACAGTATCCGAAAAAATACTGATCTTGGTAATTAACAAAATCGATCTGGCAACCAATAGTACAGTAAGTTATCCTAAATCAATTACCCAAGTAGTCGAGACAGCCGCCGCCTTCAATCAGGGGATAGATAAGCTAGAGCAGGCTATAGTTGATGCAGTAGCAGCCAACAGCCTTAATGCAGCTAACCTCGATCTAGCCATCAATCAAAGGCAAGCAGCAGCCCTAACTAAAGCTAAAATTGCTTTAGAACAAGTGCAAGCAACTATTACTACTCAATTACCCCTAGATTTTTGGACGATTGATTTGAGGACGGCAATCCAGGCTTTAGGAGAAATTACTGGAGAAGAAGTTACTGAATCGGTTTTAGAGCAAATTTTCAGTCGTTTCTGTATCGGTAAATGA
- a CDS encoding RNA-guided endonuclease InsQ/TnpB family protein, giving the protein MFVIEFKAKGKTKQYEAIDDAIRTSQFIRNKCIRYWMDNKGVGKYDLSAHCKILAKEFKFADELNSQARQASAERAWSSIARFFENCKKQMAGRKGFPKFKKNVRSVEYKGTGWKLINPKTIQFTDKKGIGVLKLKGTWDLGYFQKEDIKRVRLVKRADGYYCQFVLSTEVKEEVEPSNKAIGLDVGLAAFYTDSLGNKIDNPRFLRKAEKKLKRLQRRLSKKVKGSQNRNKARVKLGKAHLKVSRQRKDFVVKLARCVIRSHDAIAYEDLRISNLVRNHCLAKSINDAAWYQFRAWLEYFGWKFGKITIAVPPQYTSQECSNCGIVVKKTLSTRTHACKCGCSLDRDENAAVNILRKGLSTVGHTGFQAWGEATSTLEGASLLEQVAS; this is encoded by the coding sequence ATGTTTGTCATAGAGTTTAAAGCTAAAGGTAAAACTAAACAGTACGAAGCAATAGATGATGCTATTCGTACATCTCAATTTATCCGCAATAAATGTATCAGATATTGGATGGATAATAAAGGTGTGGGTAAGTACGATCTAAGCGCTCACTGCAAGATTTTAGCTAAAGAATTTAAATTCGCCGACGAACTAAACTCTCAAGCTAGACAAGCATCAGCAGAACGTGCCTGGTCTTCAATTGCTAGATTTTTTGAGAACTGCAAGAAACAGATGGCAGGACGCAAAGGATTCCCTAAGTTCAAGAAGAATGTTCGCTCTGTTGAATATAAAGGAACGGGGTGGAAACTCATCAATCCTAAAACTATTCAATTCACTGATAAAAAGGGGATTGGAGTTTTAAAACTCAAAGGAACTTGGGACTTAGGATACTTCCAGAAAGAAGATATCAAGCGCGTTCGACTAGTTAAAAGAGCAGACGGCTACTACTGTCAGTTTGTACTTTCAACTGAAGTTAAAGAAGAAGTAGAACCATCGAACAAGGCTATTGGTTTAGATGTAGGCTTAGCCGCTTTTTATACCGACAGTCTGGGTAATAAGATAGATAATCCTAGATTCCTACGGAAAGCTGAGAAGAAGTTAAAAAGACTTCAGCGCAGGCTCTCTAAAAAAGTCAAAGGTTCTCAAAACAGAAACAAAGCAAGGGTGAAGCTAGGAAAGGCACATCTCAAAGTAAGTAGGCAGCGTAAAGATTTTGTCGTTAAGTTGGCAAGGTGCGTAATTCGCTCTCACGATGCTATAGCCTACGAGGATTTAAGGATAAGCAACCTAGTCAGAAACCATTGCCTAGCAAAGTCAATCAATGATGCTGCATGGTATCAATTTAGGGCTTGGTTAGAATATTTTGGGTGGAAGTTTGGCAAAATAACCATCGCTGTTCCGCCCCAATATACCAGTCAAGAGTGTTCAAATTGTGGCATTGTGGTCAAGAAAACTCTCTCTACTCGCACACACGCCTGTAAATGTGGGTGTAGCTTGGATAGGGATGAGAATGCAGCAGTTAACATTCTCAGGAAAGGTTTAAGTACGGTAGGGCATACCGGATTTCAAGCTTGGGGAGAAGCTACCTCTACTTTAGAAGGCGCAAGTCTTTTAGAGCAAGTAGCTTCGTAG
- a CDS encoding retroviral-like aspartic protease family protein, with the protein MISGKFGDEDELFFEIELIAADGLELSVEALFDTGFSWWLAINNQDLQALDWMYLEQQTLQTAQGDAEFEIYLGKMRINGQQFDIPVHVGQGLTEVLLGRQWLKNRRLVVDISSGILTLG; encoded by the coding sequence ATGATTTCGGGTAAATTTGGTGATGAGGATGAATTATTTTTTGAGATAGAGTTGATAGCTGCTGACGGCTTGGAACTATCTGTAGAAGCACTCTTTGATACGGGTTTTTCTTGGTGGCTAGCAATTAATAATCAGGATTTACAAGCACTTGATTGGATGTATTTAGAACAGCAAACTTTGCAAACGGCTCAGGGAGATGCAGAATTTGAGATCTATTTAGGTAAAATGCGGATTAACGGTCAACAATTTGATATTCCTGTCCATGTGGGACAAGGACTCACTGAAGTTTTACTTGGTCGTCAGTGGTTAAAAAATAGACGCTTGGTGGTCGATATCTCTTCTGGTATATTAACGCTGGGATAA
- a CDS encoding metal ABC transporter ATP-binding protein, producing MLEVQDLSVNYRGVQALREICFQLSGGKIAGLIGPNGAGKSTLLKSMLGLVPIQAGKVLYQGCPLKQQRRQVAYVPQRSHIDWDYPITVWNVVMMGRTAHTGWFQGYSRQSKEIAKQALERVELTNLAHRQIGELSGGQQQRVFLARALAQQADLFLLDEPLTGVDKKTEALILEIYEELKAEGKTLLVSCHEWGETLEQYDRLLLINQDLIANDIPTAVMTPENIQKAYGTNLNLKRSPQHLETMFFC from the coding sequence ATGTTAGAAGTTCAAGACCTATCTGTCAATTATCGAGGGGTACAAGCACTGAGAGAAATTTGTTTCCAGCTTAGCGGAGGTAAGATAGCTGGCTTAATTGGTCCTAATGGAGCAGGAAAGAGTACATTACTCAAGTCTATGTTAGGATTAGTCCCGATTCAGGCTGGTAAGGTGCTTTATCAAGGTTGTCCTTTAAAACAGCAACGGCGACAAGTAGCCTATGTACCCCAGCGATCGCATATTGATTGGGATTATCCTATTACTGTCTGGAATGTGGTTATGATGGGACGTACCGCGCATACAGGTTGGTTTCAAGGTTATAGCAGACAATCAAAGGAGATCGCCAAGCAAGCCTTAGAAAGAGTGGAATTAACTAATTTAGCTCATCGTCAGATTGGGGAGCTATCTGGAGGGCAGCAACAAAGGGTATTCTTAGCTAGGGCGTTAGCACAGCAAGCAGATTTATTTTTATTAGATGAACCTTTGACTGGGGTTGATAAAAAAACAGAAGCTTTGATTTTAGAGATTTATGAAGAACTGAAAGCTGAGGGAAAAACTTTATTAGTTAGCTGTCATGAATGGGGAGAAACATTGGAACAATACGATCGCTTGTTATTGATTAATCAAGATTTAATTGCTAATGATATTCCTACCGCAGTAATGACACCAGAAAATATTCAAAAAGCTTACGGAACTAATTTAAACTTAAAGCGATCGCCTCAACATTTAGAAACTATGTTTTTCTGTTAA